The Humulus lupulus chromosome 4, drHumLupu1.1, whole genome shotgun sequence genome has a window encoding:
- the LOC133830831 gene encoding protein MIZU-KUSSEI 1 yields the protein MKTVMAKNNLDSSSSKRHFHWTKKVGNEENDDVEPEPKPSSSFSADEVEKKKEIVAEVLQGPTPTAEPDPARNAAQALKKKLPAVAVARLRSVLTAFGRNRAGLSSGLGNRVVGTLFGSRRGHVHFAFQKDPNSEPAFLIELATPISGLVREMASGLVRIALECDKEREREEEKLKKGGRGGGVRLLEENIWRTYCNGKKSGFATRRNCGPKDWKILKAVEPISMGAGVLPGLGLVEENNNSNDNKASGSDNGGGDGGGGGGELMYMRAKFERIVGSRDSEAFYMMNPDSNGAPELSIYLLRV from the coding sequence ATGAAGACAGTCATGGCCAAAAACAATCTAGACTCCTCCTCCTCAAAACGACACTTCCACTGGACGAAGAAGGTCGGAAACGAAGAAAACGACGACGTTGAGCCTGAACcaaaaccctcttcttctttttctgcGGATGAAgtggagaagaaaaaggagataGTGGCCGAGGTACTACAGGGTCCTACACCTACCGCAGAGCCAGACCCAGCTCGAAACGCAGCTCAGGCTCTAAAGAAGAAGCTCCCAGCAGTGGCAGTGGCCCGACTCCGGTCAGTCTTGACAGCCTTCGGGCGGAACCGAGCGGGGCTTTCTTCCGGACTGGGAAACCGGGTGGTGGGGACACTGTTCGGGTCGAGACGAGGCCACGTGCACTTCGCGTTCCAGAAGGACCCAAACTCAGAACCAGCGTTCCTGATCGAGCTAGCCACGCCGATAAGCGGTCTGGTCCGGGAAATGGCGTCGGGTCTGGTTCGAATAGCTCTAGAGTGTgacaaggagagagagagagaggaggaaaAGTTGAAAaaaggaggaagaggaggaggggTCAGATTGTTAGAAGAAAATATTTGGAGGACTTATTGCAATGGCAAAAAAAGCGGATTTGCTACCAGGAGGAATTGTGGGCCTAAAGATTGGAAGATTTTGAAAGCTGTTGAGCCCATTTCAATGGGGGCCGGTGTCTTACCTGGGCTTGGGCTTGTTGAAGAGAATAATAACAGCAATGATAACAAGGCTTCTGGGTCTGATAATGGTGGAggagatggtggtggtggtggcggtgaGCTCATGTACATGAGAGCTAAGTTTGAGAGAATTGTGGGGTCCAGAGATTCTGAAGCTTTTTATATGATGAACCCAGATAGTAACGGTGCTCCTGAGCTTAGTATCTACTTGCTTAGAGTTTGA
- the LOC133829192 gene encoding uncharacterized protein LOC133829192, giving the protein MKSLVTIGHAQLRAVDYKELIKVQDDQLVEARSKLEQAERTIAERDESLKKQAQNNASLTTQLEKQSLDIKELVRDNERLISENEELKQEKELDLIRFEEASFDCFYKVWKLNKPLNLDCFPKEAQAEDLARCEARAAEEAANPPALAPTCSAISFRARGAADAEEGVDQPSRGARL; this is encoded by the exons atgaag tcacttgtcaccattggtcaTGCTCAGCTTCGAGCCGTAGATTACAAGGAGCTGATCAAGGTGCaggacgatcaactggtggaggccaggtccaagctggagcaagcagagagaactatagctgaacgggacgagtctctcaaaaagcaggctcaaaacaatgcttccttgacaactcaattggagaagcaatcccttgatattaaagagttagttcgagacaatgagaggttgattagcgagaacgaagagctgaagcaagaaaaagagcttgacttgattcgctttgaggaggccagttttgactgcttctataaggtctggaagctgaacaagcctcttaaTCTTGATTGTTTCCCCAAGGAGGCCCAAGCAGAGGAtcttgccagatgtgaagcaagagccgctgaagaagctgccaacCCTCCTGCACTCGCCCCAACCTGCTCTGCTATATCATTTcgagcgagaggagcagctgATGCAGAGGAGGGAGTCGATCAACCCTCTAGAGGAGCTCGCCTGTGA